In Chromobacterium rhizoryzae, one genomic interval encodes:
- a CDS encoding ABC transporter ATP-binding protein, whose translation MSVEEEVLGEAAAAGPIARVLAPIRGRLIAAGLLAGLGSMLSLAPLAGVAHIAQLALGQGAAALGGDVLWRVVGLSLLCLFAGMTLILAGDVVAHLADNRITGLLRLAITRRLAKVPLGWFTSRASGEVKQAMHDDIGTLHSLTAHFYTTLGRSAGAVLASIAYLFAMDWRMAIASLLPFPLFFLFFARAHKASAANMESFGAGMARINNAVVEFVNGIPVVKAFGAQHKAHGSYRAAIDAFASAFTDFTRPLVSAMANANAIIAPVSVLGVVLAFGALMVGLGWIAPVDVLPFALVAPGLSSPLLMLSYITHDLNHATGAAQRVHALLQTPVLETAAGAARPADAEIRVEGLSYGYSEQEPVLSGIDFTLAPGTVTAIVGPSGAGKSTLARLLLRFFDPSAGRITLGGVDLRQLDSAELYRRIGFVLQDVRLIHASVRDNIALGRPSASQAEIEEAARMANIHDRILELPRGYDAVIGEDVQFSGGEAQRLSIARAVLLDPPVLVLDEATAAADAENEVKLQQALSAFARGRTLVVIAHRLDTVMQADQILVVDKGRLIERGRHHELLEQGGCYARLWAQGHYGKAGEAEQEGLVPQC comes from the coding sequence ATGAGTGTTGAGGAAGAGGTTTTGGGAGAGGCGGCCGCGGCCGGGCCTATCGCCCGCGTGCTGGCGCCGATACGCGGCCGGCTGATCGCCGCCGGCTTGCTGGCGGGTTTGGGGTCCATGCTGAGCCTGGCGCCGCTGGCCGGCGTCGCCCATATCGCGCAGCTGGCGCTGGGCCAGGGCGCGGCCGCCTTGGGCGGCGATGTCTTGTGGCGGGTGGTAGGCCTGAGCCTGCTTTGCCTGTTCGCCGGCATGACGCTGATCCTGGCCGGCGACGTGGTGGCCCATCTGGCGGACAACCGCATCACCGGCCTGCTGCGTCTGGCCATCACCCGCCGGCTGGCCAAGGTGCCGCTGGGCTGGTTCACCAGCCGCGCCTCGGGCGAGGTCAAGCAGGCGATGCACGACGATATCGGCACCCTGCACAGCCTGACCGCCCATTTCTACACCACGCTGGGGCGCAGCGCGGGCGCGGTGCTGGCGTCCATTGCGTATCTGTTTGCGATGGATTGGCGCATGGCCATCGCCTCGCTGCTGCCGTTTCCGCTGTTCTTCCTGTTCTTCGCGCGGGCGCACAAGGCCAGTGCGGCCAATATGGAGAGCTTTGGCGCCGGCATGGCGCGCATCAACAACGCGGTGGTGGAGTTCGTCAACGGCATTCCGGTGGTGAAGGCCTTTGGCGCGCAGCACAAGGCACACGGCAGCTACCGCGCGGCGATAGACGCCTTCGCCAGCGCCTTCACCGATTTCACCCGGCCGCTGGTCAGCGCGATGGCCAACGCCAACGCCATCATCGCGCCGGTGTCGGTGCTGGGCGTGGTGCTGGCTTTCGGCGCGCTGATGGTGGGCCTGGGCTGGATCGCCCCGGTGGACGTGCTGCCCTTCGCCCTGGTGGCGCCGGGCCTGAGCTCGCCGCTCTTGATGCTGAGCTATATCACTCATGATTTGAACCACGCCACCGGCGCGGCCCAGCGCGTGCACGCGCTGCTGCAGACGCCGGTGCTGGAAACCGCCGCCGGCGCGGCGCGGCCGGCCGACGCCGAGATCCGCGTGGAAGGGCTGAGCTACGGCTATTCCGAGCAGGAGCCGGTGCTGTCCGGCATCGATTTCACGCTGGCCCCGGGCACGGTGACGGCCATCGTCGGCCCCTCCGGCGCCGGCAAGTCCACGCTGGCGCGGCTGCTGCTGCGCTTCTTCGACCCCAGCGCCGGGCGCATCACCCTGGGCGGCGTGGATCTGCGGCAGCTGGACAGCGCGGAGCTGTATCGGCGCATCGGCTTTGTCTTGCAGGACGTGAGGCTGATCCACGCCAGCGTGCGCGACAACATCGCGCTGGGCCGGCCTTCCGCCAGCCAGGCGGAAATCGAGGAAGCCGCGCGCATGGCTAATATCCATGATCGCATTCTCGAACTGCCGCGCGGCTACGACGCGGTGATCGGCGAGGACGTGCAGTTCTCCGGCGGCGAGGCCCAGCGGCTGAGCATCGCCCGCGCGGTGTTGCTGGACCCGCCGGTGCTGGTGCTGGACGAGGCGACGGCGGCCGCCGACGCGGAAAACGAGGTCAAGCTGCAGCAGGCGCTGTCCGCCTTCGCCCGCGGCCGCACCCTGGTGGTGATTGCGCACCGGCTGGACACGGTGATGCAGGCGGACCAGATCCTGGTGGTGGACAAGGGCCGGCTGATCGAGCGCGGCCGGCACCATGAGTTGCTGGAACAGGGCGGCTGCTACGCGCGGCTGTGGGCGCAGGGTCATTACGGCAAGGCCGGAGAAGCAGAACAGGAAGGATTGGTGCCGCAATGTTGA
- a CDS encoding amino acid adenylation domain-containing protein, whose protein sequence is MRELTSMQAACWMGRGDHSDLGGVSAHLYAEFDGQAIELPRLVAALARLGREHAMLRACVTADGMQALAAADKAPHLEVEDFTALEGEALAQRLEAKRQQWTHQRLDLATGQAVRFSISLFGAGDSRLHVDADMIAVDPSSFRVLMEDLALFYESPDAETPPTPSFFEWCDRARDEPWLKAARERDRDWWRAQLADIAPAPSLPRREGPAGAASSQRLCAWLAPEQRQALRRLAKAQRLTLSGLMLGVFAQALGAATGDRRFRLNVPVFWRPPLLEGAERIIGEFANLVLLDVDLDAAPTLGALCRNLAAQLLERAGHCAYPGVNLMRDLSRHHRSPQIAPVVFTAALDMPGGELFSERVRRAFGAMNWVISQGPQVALDAQIVSADGGVLINWDIRLDALPQDWIMQLFNDFVALATAVAADPAALERPLAQPEAETPLSVLQQAYLLGRTAQLPLGGVAMQEFREYHGTMDPALLRARLGEMVRRHDCLRTVIDVARLRQRVRAQPRVNLREVDLRALSPAAAQERVAAAREDYAHALFDLEHAPWELTLFLLPDDSLTVFARFDALIVDGRSIAALMLELFQGVAEPSRPAAAAAAEASAETRKADALYWKNKLADCGAAPRLPWRKPLDQLGVARYERQSLTVSAERFERLGKLGNGQRFFKNTTVMALVLEVLSHWLDEGGLCVAVPVAPLPSGGFSNRSSFIAVTWPAGLDSLAERGRRLQADVMEGLQHLAFSGVDLARMLFESHGPGPALPVVVTNGLSWPTAADGVMRQIGGLTQTPQVAMDLRFSAQADGALVFDIDYARDALEPALVGAVLSALERAIEQVTDSGVFEAPAGRVLDYGHYRLNSVEAEARRENFLGRIAAHIFDPDNARVALISGQRRIRYGELGEAVSRAMAALKARGVSAGQVVAVCLPRSPEHTIVTLACAFSGVVWVPIDAASPEERLRYLLDNCRPDLVVAAQPLPTEHARATPEQLLAEAAPLAARGGWQALSLSETPAYYLYTSGTTGKPKCVVLCNRATANVIGATLEHWQVSQRDVCLSVTPLHHDMSVFDVLGSLSAGATLVLPEAGEEKDAVRWNQLVDEHGVTLWCTVPAMLEMLLSCRRDGGLRSLRLVAQGGDYIKPSIIADLRAVLPAARLLSLGGPTETTIWSIWHDIVAEDSAKVPYGRPLPGNRYWLLNERGEHCPAGVAGRIHTAGVNLALGYLENGELTQHDFVTVRDEAGQLARAFRTSDCGRYRPDGVMMFDSRVNGYVKVRGVRVSLPDIEMELIKHPALAHVLVVDVGDERQGELGIGALYVAKPGAEASAADLREHARRVLPQSHVPTRFLQVAQLPLSQNGKPDRRGARALLQAPAHAPAPERVAVPAVVEAPAAATRHRRPVLDIYLGVLGRSYQELADELLDFSSMGLLPQHLKAIAARMRETFAVELSPGQLLRCRNVADVERLLAAGQP, encoded by the coding sequence ATGAGAGAGCTGACTTCAATGCAGGCGGCCTGCTGGATGGGCCGGGGCGATCATTCCGATCTGGGTGGCGTCTCTGCGCATTTGTATGCGGAGTTCGACGGCCAGGCCATTGAGCTGCCGCGTTTGGTGGCCGCGCTGGCCCGGTTGGGCCGCGAGCACGCCATGCTGCGCGCCTGCGTAACGGCGGACGGCATGCAGGCGCTGGCGGCGGCGGACAAAGCGCCCCATCTGGAGGTGGAGGATTTCACCGCCTTGGAGGGCGAGGCGCTGGCGCAGCGCCTGGAAGCCAAGCGCCAGCAGTGGACTCATCAGCGGCTTGACCTGGCAACCGGTCAAGCCGTTCGTTTTTCCATCAGCCTGTTTGGCGCGGGCGATAGCCGGCTGCATGTGGACGCGGACATGATCGCCGTGGACCCGTCCAGCTTCCGCGTGCTGATGGAGGATTTGGCGCTGTTCTACGAATCCCCGGACGCGGAGACGCCGCCCACGCCTTCCTTCTTTGAGTGGTGCGACCGGGCGCGGGACGAGCCCTGGCTCAAGGCGGCCCGGGAGCGGGACCGCGATTGGTGGCGCGCGCAGTTGGCCGATATCGCGCCGGCGCCGTCCTTGCCGCGCCGGGAGGGGCCGGCGGGCGCGGCATCCAGCCAGCGCTTGTGCGCCTGGCTGGCGCCGGAGCAGCGCCAGGCTTTGCGGCGGCTGGCCAAGGCGCAACGGCTGACGCTGTCCGGCCTGATGCTGGGCGTGTTCGCCCAGGCTTTGGGCGCGGCCACCGGGGACCGGCGCTTCCGGCTGAATGTGCCGGTGTTCTGGCGGCCGCCGCTGTTGGAGGGCGCGGAGCGCATCATCGGGGAGTTCGCCAATCTGGTGTTGCTGGATGTGGATTTGGACGCGGCGCCGACTTTGGGCGCGCTGTGCCGAAACTTGGCCGCGCAGTTGCTGGAGCGCGCCGGCCATTGCGCTTATCCGGGCGTGAACCTGATGCGGGATCTGTCCCGCCATCACCGTTCGCCGCAGATCGCCCCGGTGGTGTTCACCGCGGCGCTGGACATGCCGGGCGGGGAGCTGTTCTCGGAGCGGGTGCGGCGCGCCTTCGGCGCGATGAACTGGGTGATTTCGCAGGGGCCGCAGGTGGCCTTGGACGCGCAGATTGTCAGCGCGGACGGCGGGGTGTTGATCAATTGGGACATCCGCCTGGACGCCTTGCCGCAAGACTGGATCATGCAGCTGTTCAACGATTTCGTGGCCCTGGCCACCGCCGTGGCGGCGGACCCGGCTGCGCTGGAGCGCCCGCTGGCGCAGCCGGAGGCGGAAACGCCGCTGTCGGTGTTGCAGCAGGCTTACCTGTTGGGCCGCACCGCGCAGCTGCCGCTGGGCGGGGTGGCAATGCAGGAGTTCCGCGAATACCACGGGACGATGGACCCGGCGCTGCTGCGCGCCCGGCTGGGCGAGATGGTGCGGCGTCACGATTGCCTGCGCACGGTGATAGACGTTGCGCGCTTGCGGCAGCGGGTCCGTGCGCAGCCGCGGGTGAATCTGCGGGAGGTGGATTTGCGCGCCTTGTCGCCGGCGGCGGCCCAGGAGCGGGTGGCGGCGGCGCGCGAGGATTACGCCCACGCGCTGTTTGATCTGGAGCACGCGCCTTGGGAGCTGACGCTGTTCCTGCTGCCGGACGACAGCTTGACGGTGTTTGCGCGTTTCGATGCCTTGATTGTTGACGGCCGCTCCATCGCCGCGCTGATGCTGGAGCTGTTCCAGGGCGTGGCGGAGCCAAGCAGACCGGCCGCCGCCGCGGCGGCCGAGGCGTCCGCTGAAACCCGCAAGGCGGACGCGCTGTATTGGAAAAACAAGCTGGCCGATTGCGGCGCCGCGCCGCGGCTGCCTTGGCGCAAGCCCTTGGATCAATTGGGCGTGGCGCGCTATGAGCGGCAAAGCCTGACGGTGAGCGCGGAGCGTTTCGAGCGGCTGGGCAAGCTGGGCAACGGCCAACGCTTTTTCAAGAACACTACGGTGATGGCGCTGGTGTTGGAGGTGTTGTCGCACTGGCTGGACGAGGGCGGCTTGTGCGTGGCGGTGCCGGTGGCACCGCTGCCGTCCGGCGGTTTCTCCAACCGTTCCAGTTTCATCGCGGTCACGTGGCCGGCGGGGCTGGACAGCCTGGCGGAGCGCGGCCGCCGCTTGCAGGCGGATGTGATGGAGGGCTTGCAGCATCTGGCCTTCTCCGGCGTGGACTTGGCGCGGATGTTGTTTGAAAGCCATGGCCCCGGCCCGGCGCTGCCGGTGGTGGTGACCAATGGCTTGTCGTGGCCGACGGCGGCGGACGGCGTAATGCGCCAGATCGGCGGGCTGACCCAGACGCCGCAGGTGGCGATGGATCTGCGTTTTTCCGCGCAGGCGGACGGCGCGCTGGTGTTTGACATCGATTACGCCCGCGACGCGCTGGAGCCGGCCCTGGTGGGCGCGGTGCTGAGCGCGTTGGAGCGGGCCATCGAGCAGGTGACGGACAGCGGCGTGTTCGAGGCCCCGGCCGGGCGGGTGCTGGATTACGGCCATTACCGGCTGAACAGCGTGGAAGCCGAGGCGCGGCGCGAGAATTTCCTCGGCCGCATCGCCGCCCATATCTTCGACCCGGACAACGCCCGGGTGGCGCTGATCAGCGGTCAGCGGCGGATACGCTACGGCGAGTTGGGCGAGGCGGTGTCCCGGGCGATGGCGGCGCTGAAGGCACGCGGCGTCAGCGCCGGCCAGGTGGTGGCGGTGTGCCTGCCGCGCAGCCCGGAACACACCATCGTCACCCTGGCTTGCGCCTTCAGCGGCGTGGTGTGGGTGCCGATAGACGCGGCGTCCCCGGAGGAGCGGCTGCGTTATTTGCTGGACAACTGCCGGCCGGACCTGGTGGTGGCGGCCCAGCCGCTGCCGACGGAGCATGCGCGGGCCACGCCGGAGCAACTGCTGGCCGAGGCCGCGCCGCTGGCTGCGCGCGGCGGCTGGCAGGCGCTGTCGCTGAGCGAGACGCCGGCGTATTACCTGTACACCTCGGGCACCACCGGCAAGCCCAAGTGCGTGGTGCTGTGCAACCGGGCCACGGCCAATGTCATTGGGGCCACGCTGGAGCATTGGCAGGTGAGCCAGCGCGATGTGTGCCTGTCGGTGACGCCGCTGCACCACGATATGTCGGTGTTCGACGTGCTGGGCAGCCTGAGCGCCGGTGCCACCCTGGTGTTGCCGGAGGCGGGCGAGGAGAAGGACGCGGTGCGCTGGAACCAGCTGGTGGACGAGCACGGCGTCACGCTGTGGTGCACGGTGCCGGCGATGCTGGAGATGCTGCTGTCTTGCCGGCGCGACGGCGGGCTGCGAAGCCTGCGGCTGGTGGCCCAGGGCGGGGATTACATCAAGCCGTCCATCATCGCGGATTTGCGCGCTGTTCTGCCGGCGGCGCGGCTGCTGTCCTTGGGCGGGCCGACGGAAACCACGATCTGGAGCATCTGGCACGACATCGTCGCGGAGGACAGCGCCAAGGTGCCCTATGGCCGGCCGCTGCCCGGCAACCGCTATTGGCTGCTGAACGAGCGCGGCGAGCATTGCCCGGCCGGCGTGGCCGGACGCATTCACACCGCCGGCGTCAATCTGGCGCTGGGCTATCTGGAAAACGGCGAGCTGACCCAGCACGACTTCGTCACGGTGCGCGACGAGGCCGGCCAGCTGGCGCGCGCCTTCCGCACCAGCGACTGCGGCCGTTACCGGCCGGACGGGGTGATGATGTTCGACAGCCGCGTCAACGGCTACGTCAAGGTGCGCGGGGTGCGGGTGTCGCTGCCGGACATCGAGATGGAGCTGATCAAGCATCCGGCGCTGGCCCATGTGCTGGTGGTGGATGTGGGAGACGAGCGGCAGGGGGAGTTGGGCATCGGCGCGCTCTACGTGGCCAAGCCCGGCGCGGAGGCGAGCGCGGCGGATCTGCGCGAGCATGCGCGCCGCGTCCTGCCGCAATCCCATGTGCCCACGCGTTTCTTACAAGTGGCGCAACTGCCCTTGTCGCAAAACGGCAAGCCGGACCGCCGCGGCGCGCGCGCCTTGTTGCAGGCGCCGGCCCATGCCCCGGCCCCGGAGCGCGTGGCGGTGCCCGCCGTTGTCGAGGCGCCGGCCGCGGCGACGCGGCACCGGCGCCCGGTGCTGGATATTTATCTGGGCGTGCTGGGGCGTTCCTATCAGGAGCTGGCCGACGAGCTGCTGGACTTCAGCAGCATGGGCTTGCTGCCCCAGCATCTGAAAGCCATCGCGGCGCGCATGCGGGAAACCTTCGCCGTCGAGCTGTCGCCCGGGCAGCTGCTGCGTTGCCGCAATGTGGCGGATGTGGAGCGTTTGCTGGCGGCTGGTCAGCCTTAA
- a CDS encoding sigma factor-like helix-turn-helix DNA-binding protein, with product MDNGPITFQSQLRSLYLDHHGWLCGLLQRKLGNPNDATELAHDIYLHLIQKGRLPPADESRCHLAQIAKGKVIDLLRRRRLEARYLESQALQPEPRAQSEEARALVKEEIKGVDLALMGKSFKVRQALLLSRLNGMSYGDIAAELQVSVSSVEKYVALGLQACRRSVEVGLGQGACKPHSLIRVVEELS from the coding sequence GTGGACAATGGCCCGATCACTTTTCAGTCGCAATTGCGGAGCTTGTACCTGGATCACCACGGCTGGCTGTGCGGCTTGTTGCAGCGCAAGTTGGGCAATCCGAACGATGCGACGGAGCTGGCTCACGACATTTACCTGCACCTCATCCAGAAAGGCCGGCTTCCGCCGGCGGACGAATCGCGCTGCCATTTGGCGCAGATCGCCAAAGGCAAGGTGATTGATCTGCTGCGCCGCCGCCGGCTGGAGGCCCGTTATCTGGAAAGCCAGGCCTTGCAGCCGGAGCCGCGCGCGCAGTCGGAAGAGGCGCGCGCGCTGGTGAAGGAGGAGATCAAGGGCGTGGACCTGGCGCTGATGGGCAAATCGTTCAAGGTGCGCCAGGCCCTGCTCTTGTCCCGGCTCAACGGCATGAGCTACGGCGATATCGCCGCGGAGCTGCAGGTGTCGGTGTCGTCGGTGGAGAAATACGTCGCGCTCGGCCTGCAGGCTTGCCGCCGCAGCGTGGAGGTTGGCCTGGGGCAGGGTGCGTGCAAGCCGCATTCATTAATTCGTGTCGTAGAGGAGTTGTCATGA
- a CDS encoding condensation domain-containing protein produces MSHPHPDIPSQRLPLSLHEEQCWLLQQQHPERLNRLVDAWRLDEQTDLALLTLALQQLIQARPELNARYQFSDDGDLRKSHVDGWHPCIAFPRMSEAQLAERLLALRAAPWDAETQPPFQALIVHTEHSAVLALSLHPILESAQPFKALADALARGYRQLDAARRPLTLTPLPLQAGETGYRPPAAAQPAADGQDAIAAVILSELRAVLAEPGMTPDDNFFDFGGHSLLATRIIGTLQSKHGIQIRFNDFFEAPTAAALAARATVSEQRRQAAPSAEVRQAPLALAQASLWRAYAAYDFGTIFNLPFALDFLDPVDENLFRLAFTDLLERHASLRATFHQEDGAALQRIVPLTEIGGYKWFWSSAESEGLTLADEAAHRFDLSRELPLRIRFLRHPATGRQTLSFLVHHMAIDEWSLNVMMDELALAYRARAAGKAPQWAAPAPSFHAFALEQQRQGVNPRHMDYWTAMLRGATPGLRLPDPGAPAAAPDQAAGFKAKWLEFKPEPGTQEAITAFAKRHDSSLFSVVYTAIALALHKLGDLPEIVIGTSSSGRTDAAYFDTVGYFTTMVAHRVRFDRGQSLGSLLKDVTLTINDSMAYADIPLELVQNALGMTPADGLLFDVYVQVHANNALNGALPAPDGGEIRYRQIDPDKSESMFGLQFEIMEDAHDGSLRLVITYRAERYSAAQLEAICATLHRLFALLSAGDASERRLEELLG; encoded by the coding sequence TTGTCGCACCCCCACCCCGACATCCCGTCGCAGCGCCTGCCCCTGAGCCTTCACGAAGAACAATGCTGGCTATTGCAGCAGCAACACCCGGAACGCCTGAACCGCCTTGTCGACGCCTGGCGGCTGGACGAGCAAACGGACCTCGCCCTGCTGACCCTGGCGCTGCAACAGCTGATCCAGGCCCGGCCGGAGCTGAACGCCCGTTACCAGTTCAGCGACGACGGCGATCTGCGCAAATCCCATGTGGACGGCTGGCACCCTTGCATCGCCTTCCCGCGCATGAGCGAAGCCCAGCTGGCCGAGCGCCTGCTCGCGCTGCGCGCGGCGCCCTGGGACGCGGAGACGCAGCCGCCGTTCCAGGCCCTGATCGTCCACACCGAACACAGCGCCGTGCTGGCGCTGAGCCTGCACCCCATCCTGGAGTCGGCCCAGCCCTTCAAGGCCTTGGCGGACGCGCTGGCCCGGGGCTATCGGCAACTGGACGCCGCCCGCCGCCCGCTGACGCTGACGCCGCTGCCCTTGCAGGCCGGCGAGACCGGCTACCGCCCGCCGGCGGCCGCCCAGCCCGCCGCCGACGGCCAGGACGCGATCGCCGCCGTCATCCTGAGCGAACTGCGCGCCGTGCTGGCCGAGCCCGGCATGACGCCGGACGACAACTTCTTCGATTTCGGCGGCCATTCGCTGCTGGCCACCCGCATCATCGGCACGCTGCAAAGCAAGCACGGCATCCAGATCCGCTTCAACGACTTCTTTGAAGCGCCCACCGCCGCCGCGCTGGCCGCGCGCGCCACCGTCAGCGAACAACGCCGTCAGGCCGCGCCGTCCGCCGAAGTGCGGCAAGCGCCGCTGGCGCTGGCGCAAGCCTCGCTGTGGCGCGCCTACGCCGCCTACGACTTCGGCACCATCTTCAACCTGCCCTTCGCGCTGGACTTCCTCGATCCGGTGGACGAAAACCTGTTCCGCCTGGCCTTCACGGACTTGCTGGAACGCCACGCCAGCCTGCGCGCCACCTTCCATCAAGAAGACGGTGCCGCGCTGCAGCGCATCGTGCCGCTGACGGAAATCGGCGGCTACAAGTGGTTCTGGAGCAGCGCGGAGAGCGAGGGGCTGACGCTGGCGGACGAAGCCGCCCACCGCTTCGACCTAAGCCGGGAACTGCCGCTGCGGATACGCTTCTTGCGCCACCCGGCCACCGGCCGCCAGACCCTGTCCTTCCTGGTGCATCACATGGCGATCGACGAATGGTCGCTCAATGTGATGATGGACGAGCTGGCGCTGGCCTACCGCGCCCGCGCCGCCGGCAAGGCGCCGCAATGGGCCGCCCCGGCGCCCTCCTTCCACGCCTTCGCGCTGGAGCAGCAGCGCCAGGGCGTCAACCCGCGCCACATGGACTACTGGACCGCCATGCTGCGCGGCGCCACGCCGGGCCTGCGCCTGCCGGACCCGGGCGCGCCGGCCGCCGCGCCCGACCAGGCCGCCGGCTTCAAGGCCAAATGGCTGGAGTTCAAGCCCGAGCCGGGCACGCAGGAAGCGATCACCGCCTTCGCCAAGCGTCATGACTCCTCGCTGTTCAGCGTGGTCTACACCGCCATCGCGCTGGCCCTGCATAAGCTGGGCGATCTGCCGGAAATCGTGATCGGCACCTCGTCCTCCGGCCGCACCGACGCGGCGTATTTCGACACCGTCGGCTACTTCACCACCATGGTGGCGCATCGGGTGCGCTTCGACCGCGGGCAATCGCTGGGCAGCCTGCTCAAGGACGTGACCCTGACCATCAACGACTCCATGGCCTATGCCGACATTCCGCTGGAACTGGTGCAAAACGCGCTGGGCATGACGCCGGCGGACGGCCTGCTGTTCGACGTCTACGTCCAGGTCCACGCCAACAACGCGCTCAACGGCGCGCTGCCGGCCCCGGACGGTGGCGAGATCCGCTACCGCCAGATCGACCCGGACAAGAGCGAATCCATGTTCGGCCTGCAGTTCGAGATCATGGAGGACGCGCACGACGGCTCGCTGCGCCTGGTCATCACCTACCGCGCGGAACGCTACTCCGCCGCCCAGCTAGAGGCCATCTGCGCCACGCTGCACCGCTTGTTCGCGCTCTTGAGCGCGGGCGATGCCAGCGAGCGGAGGCTGGAAGAGCTGCTGGGCTAA
- the basC gene encoding putative histamine N-monooxygenase: MANVDVAGVGIGPFNLGLAALLSRHSDIKGVFLERKPAFRWHEGLLLPGTTLQVPFLADLVTLADPTHPLSYLNYLHQHDRLYQFYYYDNTLVPRIEYDDYCRWAAQQLPACRFGEEVRDVAYDADAGRFVVDSESASGGMRRYAGRDLVVGVGTSPWLPAWARASRHPRVIHSAQFIPNQQALSQCRRVTVIGSGQSAAECVLALFRELSPEQVAAGASIQWITRAPGFHPMEFSKLGQECFTPAYMQYFHSIPREKRREVVAGQGLLYKGISFSTIGDIFDLLYERSIGGREPGLKLYSNCDVEALEEQGADGALRMTCHHRQLGQRCQLETDAIVAATGYAHAWPQWFERLKETVLEVDAQGDCIVEEDFTARRRDQGPGRVFVQNAEIFQHGVGSPDLGIGPIRNAAIINQLLGQPRYRLPQRSAFQHYGLPQG, encoded by the coding sequence ATGGCGAACGTAGATGTTGCCGGCGTCGGCATCGGGCCGTTCAATCTGGGCTTGGCGGCTTTGTTGTCGCGTCACTCGGATATCAAAGGGGTGTTTCTGGAGCGCAAGCCGGCGTTTCGCTGGCATGAGGGTTTGCTGTTGCCGGGCACCACGCTGCAAGTGCCGTTCCTGGCCGATCTGGTCACGCTGGCGGACCCCACGCATCCGCTCAGCTATCTGAACTATCTGCACCAGCATGACCGCCTTTACCAGTTCTACTACTACGACAACACCCTGGTGCCGCGCATCGAATACGACGATTACTGCCGCTGGGCCGCGCAGCAGCTGCCGGCCTGCCGCTTTGGCGAGGAGGTGCGGGACGTGGCTTACGACGCGGACGCGGGGCGTTTCGTGGTGGACAGCGAGTCCGCGTCGGGCGGGATGCGCCGCTACGCCGGCCGCGATCTGGTGGTGGGGGTGGGCACTTCGCCGTGGCTGCCGGCGTGGGCGCGCGCCAGCCGTCACCCGCGGGTCATCCATTCCGCCCAGTTCATCCCCAATCAACAAGCGCTGTCGCAATGCCGGCGCGTCACCGTGATCGGCTCCGGCCAGAGCGCAGCGGAGTGCGTGCTGGCGCTGTTCCGCGAGCTGAGCCCGGAGCAGGTGGCGGCCGGGGCGTCCATCCAGTGGATCACGCGCGCGCCGGGCTTCCACCCGATGGAGTTTTCCAAGCTGGGGCAGGAGTGTTTCACCCCGGCTTATATGCAGTACTTCCACAGCATCCCGCGCGAGAAGCGCCGCGAGGTGGTGGCCGGCCAGGGCTTGCTGTACAAGGGCATCAGCTTCTCCACCATCGGCGATATCTTCGATCTGCTCTACGAGCGTTCGATAGGCGGCCGCGAGCCGGGCCTGAAGCTGTATTCCAATTGTGATGTGGAGGCGCTGGAGGAGCAGGGCGCGGACGGCGCGCTGCGCATGACTTGCCATCACCGGCAGCTGGGCCAGCGTTGCCAGCTGGAGACGGACGCCATCGTCGCGGCCACCGGTTACGCCCACGCCTGGCCGCAGTGGTTTGAGCGCTTGAAGGAGACGGTGCTGGAGGTGGACGCGCAGGGCGATTGCATCGTGGAGGAGGATTTCACCGCCCGCCGCCGCGATCAGGGGCCGGGCCGGGTGTTTGTGCAGAACGCGGAGATTTTCCAGCACGGGGTGGGCTCGCCGGACCTGGGCATAGGCCCGATCCGCAACGCGGCCATCATCAATCAGTTGCTGGGTCAGCCGCGTTATCGCCTGCCGCAGCGTTCGGCGTTCCAGCATTATGGGCTGCCGCAGGGCTAG